The Phycisphaeraceae bacterium genome segment TCTGGCTCTTCAGGCCACTGTGGTGAGCGACGAATCGTTCCTTTCGTCCGATAACCCAGACCCTTCGCTTCGTGAGCGGGTGTTGGCCCGAGTCGCCATGGCCATCGAGGAAGAGGCCATGCGGCTGGCGCCGATCGCGTCGATCGGACGCCGCGCCGGGGGAGCGGGTTCCGAGGCCGACCGGGCGTTTGCTCGATCAACCACCCGATGGCGAGCGGCATCGTTCGCCATGGCGGCCTGCCTGGTGGTGGCGCTGTTGCTCTTCCTTGACCTCAACCGTGACTACAAGCAACTGGCGCAGGCAGCCCTCAACAAGGACACGGTGGATCAACTCAAGGTCCTCATCGGTCCGGATTTTGAGTCGTTCATCAGCAACCCCAACGCGGCCCCCAAGGCGATGGTCTCGGTTTCGCCGACCTTCCAGGGCTCGGGCGCCATCTGGGTCAATGGTCAGGCCAGGCAGGCCTTCGTGCTCGGGCTTGGCTTGCCCGAGGGGGGCACGTATACGCTGCGGGCCAGGCGCTCCGATGATGGCGAAACCTTCACCGTCGCCACCTTCTCCAGCGACGGTTTCGTGGCCGGCGTCCGCGTGCCGGGCATCGAGCCCGAACGGTTCGGCGTCGGCGCTCTGGCCGCCGTCACCTGGGAAGTGGTCAATCAGGCCGGCGTGGTGATCCTGACCACCTCGGTGTGATTCTCGCTCATTTCGTCTGCAAGACGTCAGCCGGCGCCGCGAGGCGCCGGTTGTCATGTCGGGCGCCTGGCGTGCCACCATCGCGATGGCGAAATCGTCACTCCGCGGCGCGGCGCGACCACTCAAACTCCAGCGGCTCAAGCTGCGAGGCCAGCTCATCCCGCTGCGATTGCAGGGCGCGGCACTTTCGGCCATCCGTGTAGACGTCCGGATCGAGCAGTTGCGCGTCAATCGCCCTGATGCGGTTCTCCAGCTCCTCGATGCGCGACTCGAGTTGCTCCATTGACCACGATTCCGGATCATCGGACTTGCCGGGCCGCCTGGCGGTCGAGGCGGCGGCTGGGGCGGGGCTTGACCGTGAGGCGGACTTTCGCGCGGCCTTCTCGGCCCGGTCGCGCTCCGCCCTGGCCGCCGCGTCGCGCTTCTCCACCCACTCGGAATACGTGCCGTCGAAGACCGTCGCGCCGCCGTGACCGTCGAGAATGATCAGCCGCTCGCAGCTGCTGTCGAGCAGGGCGCGGTCGTGGGTGATGAGAATCACCGTGCCCTCGTAGCCGCTGTCGCGCGAGAGCGCCTGCTCCAGCCGCTCCGAGGACGGGATGTCGAGATGGTTGGTCGGCTCATCCAGCACCAGCAGGTTGTGCGCGCTGCCGATCAGCCCCGCCAGCACGCAGCGGCTGCGCTCGCCGCCGGAAAGATCGCCCAGCGCCTTTTCCTGATCGCCGCCGGAGAACAGGAACGCTCCGGCCATGTCGCGGGCCTGCTGCTCACTGGCGCGGGAGACGCCGTCCGGCCCCACGATGCGCGAGCGGATGTACTCCCACACCAGCATCGTCGGCTCCAGGTGATCGTGGAGCTGCCGGTAGTACCCCACGTTGAGGCGGCTGCCGATGCGGACGGCGCCCGCGCTCGGCTCGATCTCGCCCAGCATGGTGCGCACCAGCGTGGTCTTGCCCGCGCCGTTGGGCCCGATGATGCCGATGCGCTCGCCGCGCTCGATCACGAGATCAAGATTCTCAAACAGCACCTTGTCGTCGTACCGCTTGGTGAGCCCCTCGGCCACCACCACCAGGTCGCCCGAGCGCTCCACCTTGGGCAGCCGCAGGTTCATCACATCCAGCTCGATGGGACGGTCGATGAGTTCATCGCGCTTGTAGCGGTCCAGCCGCGTCTCGCGCCCCTTGGCCTGCCGCGCCCGCTGCCCCGCCTTGTAGCGGCGGATGAACGCCTCCTCCTGACGGATCTTGTCCTGCTGCTTCTCATAGACGCGCGAGTGCGTCAACTGCCGCTCGCGCCGCAGTTCGATGTACTTCTCGTAGTTGCCGGGGTACTCGCGCACCGAGCCGACTTCGATCTCGATGATGCGGTCCACCACGCGGTCGAGCATCCAGCGGTCGTGCGACACCATCAGCACCGCGCCGTGATACTCGTTGGCGAGGAAGTTCTCCAGCCACTCGCGCCCCGCGATGTCCAGGTGATTCGTCGGCTCATCGAGCAGCAGCAGGTCCGGCTCCTCCAGCAGCAGCCGCGCCAGCCCCAGCCGACCTTTCTGTCCCCCCGAGAGGTTGGCGACCTTCAGCGTGAACTGGTCGTCCGTGAAGCCCAGCCCGTGCAGCGTGGCATCAATCTTGTGGTCGATGGCGTAGCCGCCTGCGGCTTCGATCGCCGCATCCAGTTCCGCCTGGCGGCGCATCAGGCGCTTCAGGTCATCCCCCTGCGCCTCGGCCATGTCGTGGTAGACCTGATGCAATTCCACGTGGAGCCGGTGGAGCTCGGCGAAGGCGCCTTCCGCCGCGTCGCGCAGGGTGTCCTGCGGGTCAAAACTGGGATCCTGGCTCAGATACCCCGCCCGCGCCCCGCGCTGGAGCTGCACCTGCCCGGAATCGGGCTTGATCTGCCCCAGGATGACCTTCATCAGCGTGGTCTTGCCGCACCCGTTGCGCCCGACCATGCCCACCTTCTCCCCCGGCTCGATGGACAGCGTGGCTCCATCCAGCACGATGCTGGAGCCGTAGGCGTGGGAGACGTTGACCAGTGTGAGCAGGGGCATGGGGGTTGGGGGGCAGGGGCTGGGGGCGGAAGTGTATGGGGTATGCACACCCTGCCGTAGTGGATTCCGCGAGACCCCTGGAACACCAGTGCCCCAGGCGTCCCGCCTGTGTCTCGGATCACCAAGCCGATCGTCAGGTGTCCCCCGCCCCGCCCGCGACTGGATGAAATGTGAAGATTCCCTTGACATGGGGGGGGCGCGCCTGTGGTATGCTTGGGTGGTGGTGATCCGCCGCCCCGTTCAGGGGTGATGGCGGGGGGTGATGTTGGTGAGCGGGGGTCAGTCAGTTGGGGTGGTCGCGTGGGGGGGCAGGGGAGGCCGTCGTGCCGATTGCGGCGTTCCAGTTCGACACCTTTCAGAGCATCGCCTCCGATGTGGGTGAGGCGTCGTGGTCGAACCCCGGCAACGGGCAGGAGAGCGATAACGCCTACGCCGCGGCGTTGCTGAGCAGCTTCAGCGCCGCGGTCGTCACCGAGTACCTGGTCTGCACGGGGGCGGACCTCTCCGCGCTGCCCCGGAACATCCGGTTCACGAAGATCGAGGTGAACATCGAGGCCTAGGGCGCGAACAGCGAACTCTTCGAGATTCTCGGCTGCGAGTCGGACGGCTCGGGCGGGCTGACGCTGGGCGGGCTGAACCTGCTGCGGGCCGCCGGCGCGGGTCCGATCGACCTGACCGGCTCGGACACGGTGTACCCCCGTGGCCGCAACAACTGGAACTTCTGGTGGCGCGACCGGCTGGAGAACCCGGACTTCGGCGTGGCCATCCGGGCGCGGCTCAAGTCCGGCTCACTGAGCGGGAGCGTCTCGATCGACCACGTGGAACTGGTGGTTCACGACGAGACCTTCATCAACCCGTTCTTTCGGAAGGACACGCGGCCGGTGATGGAAGTTCGTGTGGCCGGCGTGAACGGCAGGCAACTCCAGAACGCCGCCGCTGAGGTGTATCAGCCGGGACGGTCGTGGATCAACCGCTATGACTGGCACCTTGAGTCGCAGGTCGGCGAATTCCTCGACGAGCACATCGGGCTGCGCACAGCCACCGGCGCCAAGCGTCTGTGCCTGCGCATGCCTGCCGGACGCACGCCCCTTCAGGGGCTCATCCCCAGCGGTCAATGGGAACCCATGTACGACTATCAGCGCGATGCGTTGATCGATCGGATCGGCGCCTGGGTCCGGAGCGACCCCGAGCATGAAGTGTCGCTGTACATCGGCGCCTGGATCAAGGATCCGGGCAAGGTTGACATGTCAGGCACGCCCGGCGAACCGGGCGGTCCCTGGCAGCCGGATGTTCAGGACGCCGAGGATGTCGCCATTCTCGAGCGCATTTTCTTCCCCTACCGCGACTTGGTCGGGGTGACGCGTTTCTTCCTCGACAACTCCGGCGTGCATGACGAGTCCCTCTCTCTGGCGCTATTCACCTGGGGTCGCCGGAACGGCATGGAGTTCGTGTACGAAGCCATTCCGGGGATGCGCTTCCCACCGCACCTGCCGGACCTCGACCGGGTCGGCCCCTTCGATGCGTATGCCAACGCGAAGGAGTTCATCCTCCACCATGATCCGGACTTCAAGGCGAGATTCGAGCGTGGTGACTGCACGGCGCTGTTCCGGATTTCAGACTTCGAGGAAGAACCCTGTGGCCCCGAGTGCTGGCCGAGACGCCTGAAGGACTTCGCGCGTGCGGGATACGCGTTCCAGACGCATGATCGCGTCAATGGCGTGTCGGGTCTGTACGAAAGCATCGACGATTTCGCACTTCAGGTTGGTTCGCAGTTCGAGCAGCGGCGCATCCATCACCCGGTTGCATATTCCATCGCGTCGCCGGTGGCTCGCTCGGTGCGGCATCTTGTCCGCCACCCGACGGCGCCCGCTGCGCAGAATCGGGGAATGGTCCCCGGCTCCGTCGTGGTGAGTGTTGCGCATGCCATCACGTTCCCCCTGTCGGGAACGTGAACAGGAAGGAGACGACAGCATGAATCGTCACGTATGTCGAGCATTCATCGCCGCCATTGCGTTCAGCGCGGCATTCGTCTGGAACGCTTCTGGCGGTATCGTCCACTTCGTCAATCCCGCCCCCGGCGAGCCGGGGCACTTCAACTGGCACTGGCAGCAGCGATTCGACCCGCCGTCGTGGGAGCACTGGCTCAACATCACCAAGCCCTCGACGGACCAGCAGGAGTCGCGCACGGGCAACAGCGTCGGCCAGCATTTCGCGGGGGGCGGGGACATGTTCAACGCGACGTCCGAGGCCGCCTGGATCGCATCGTACTCGGATCTCGTGGTCACGAGAGCGCTCGAACTCGACGACGACGTGAGCGCCAGTTTCTTTCGAGATGGCGCTGAGCATTCAGGCGATTTCAAGGGATGGGAGAGCGACTTCCCTCGCGGGGTTGTCCGTTACATGGGCGTCCTGACGCAGTCCGGCAACCACGGCTGGATCGCGGTGATCCGCGCCGGTGAAGGGCATCACCGATACTCGTTCCTCGCATTGGCGTGGGCCTACGAGACTGTCCCCGGCAAGCCGATCCTGGCGGGTCAGGTGCCCGGCGCTGGTGGCCTCGCCCTTCTGCTACCCGCGATGTTCCTCACGCGTCGGCGCCGGCACCCCGCTCGCTGACGCGACCGGGCGTCGTCCGTTCTCCTGCTTCCTCGTCACCCTTTCATCATGGGGGCATCATGGCTCGCTTCATCAATGAGCAGCTCACCGCCAACGGCAGCACGACGGGAATCGACTGGCCGGGCGGACCCGGCACGTTCATCGTCATCGGGACGTTCGACGGGCGACCGTCAAGGTGCAACTGCAGATCGAGGGGTCGTCGTGGGTAGACCTGTCCACCGACACCACGGTGACTGCCGACAAGGCCGTGGGCTTTCAGATCTGCCCGTGCAAACTGCGGATCACCCTCTCGGGCGCCGGCGGGGGCACATCGGTCAAAGTCCGCCTCGCCCCGGCGTGGCAGGGGTGGTTTCCGCAGGAAGCGTTGCCGGACACCGGCGCGTCACCACCGCATTCGGTCGTTTCAACCCATTTCATCAATGAGATTCTCAGCGCCGACGGTGAGAGCATCAGCATCAAGTGGCGCGGCGGGCCCGGCACGTTCATGGCTCACGCAGTTCCGGTCGCTTCCGAGGATGCTTGGGATGGAGCGACCGTCCGCATCGAGTTCAGCATGGACAGTAACAATTGGGTTCAGGTTCCGGGCATGGAACTCGCGTTCAACGCCGACGACGCGGGTGGCTTTCACTTGGGACCGTGTCAACTGCGAGCGGTCATGGATGATGCCGGCGCAGAGACGGAAGTGCGCGTGCGCGTCCTGCCCGCCTACCCCGGCTGGCTGATGGACGTGGCGATCCCGGACACCGTGGAGGACTGATTCGCCAATCCGAAGCGGGTCGCGCTCCGTGGCGGGGCCTCGTCCACATCGTCAGCGCCGCACTGAGGTCATCAATCGCGCTCGGGGTTCTTCGGCCTCGGCATCGCTGCCCCGGTCCTCTCGCGCCACGCGATCAGCATGGCATGGAGTTCCCTCACCTTCTCCGGCATCGTCGAGGCGAGGTCGTTCCTCTCGCCGATGTCCTCGCGCAGGTTGTAGAGTTCCAGCCGCCCGTCCTCGAGGAACTCGATGAGTTTCCAGTCGCCCGCGCGGATCATGCCGACGGGGGTGGTGCGCCACACGCCCTCGCCGAACCCCTGCAGATAGCCGGGGAAGTGGCCGTAGATGGCTTCCCGTTCCAGTTGACCGGCGGGATCGCGCAGCAAAGGCACGATGCTCAGCCCGTCGAGTGTCTGAGTCTCCGGTGCCGCAGCGCCGGCGGCTTCGAGCGTGGTTGGGAAGAAGTCCACGTGCGTCGTGACCGCCTCGCAGGTCGCGCCTGCGGGCGTCACGCCCGGCCAGCGGACGATCAGCGGGGCGCGAAGGCCGCCTTCGTAGAAGGTGCCCTTGCCGCTACGAAGCGGGGCATTGTCTGTGTAGTTGTCGAACCGATCGTCGTAGCCCCCAACACCGCCATTGTCGCTCGTGAAAATGACCAGCGTGTTTCCCGCAAGTTGCAATTCATCCAGTTTCGCCATGATTCGCCCGACGCTGTGATCGACATACTCGATCATCGCTGCATAGACGGGATTGGAGTGGCCGCCAATCGGTTCCTTGCCCCGGTACTTCTCGGCCAGGTCGTGAGGCGCTTCGAGCGGCGCGTGAACGCTGTAATGCGCCAGGTACAGGAAGAACGGCCGGTCCTTGTGCCGCTCGATGAAGTCCACTGACCGCTCGGTGAGGAAGTCCACCAGGAACTGGTCGCCGGGGTGGTCCACTTCCGGCATCGTGGTGAAGTTCACGTGCTCCCCCATGGAGACGATGGCCTCATCGAAGCCGCGCTGCGAGGGGTGGTAGCGCGGCCCTGAGCCGAGATGCCACTTGCCGAACATCCCCGTGGCGTAGCCGGCGGCCTTCAGGGCGTCGGCGATGGTGCGCCGGTCCAGCGGCAGCCGCGTCACGTTCTCCGGCACCTCCATCTTGCGGTGCGCTTCGTCGCCCCGCGCCAGCGTCCCCACCCCGTAGATGCCGGTGCGCGTCGGGTACTGGCCCGTCATGATCGCGGCTCGCGTGGGCGTGCAATTCTGGGCGTGATAGTGGTTGAGGAACCGCACGCCTTGTGCGGCCAGGCGATCGATGTTCGGCGTCTCGTAGTAGCCCGACCCCTGGCAACCCAGGTCGGTCCAGCCGAGGTCGTCGATCAGGATGAAGACGATGTTGGGGGCGGGGTCGGCTCCGCCGGGGGCTGAGCCGCGTCCTGCGCCACGGAATGGCTGGCGATGGCGAGTAGCAGGGTCCAAAGGATCGGCCAAGATGGTCGC includes the following:
- a CDS encoding ABC-F family ATP-binding cassette domain-containing protein, whose protein sequence is MPLLTLVNVSHAYGSSIVLDGATLSIEPGEKVGMVGRNGCGKTTLMKVILGQIKPDSGQVQLQRGARAGYLSQDPSFDPQDTLRDAAEGAFAELHRLHVELHQVYHDMAEAQGDDLKRLMRRQAELDAAIEAAGGYAIDHKIDATLHGLGFTDDQFTLKVANLSGGQKGRLGLARLLLEEPDLLLLDEPTNHLDIAGREWLENFLANEYHGAVLMVSHDRWMLDRVVDRIIEIEVGSVREYPGNYEKYIELRRERQLTHSRVYEKQQDKIRQEEAFIRRYKAGQRARQAKGRETRLDRYKRDELIDRPIELDVMNLRLPKVERSGDLVVVAEGLTKRYDDKVLFENLDLVIERGERIGIIGPNGAGKTTLVRTMLGEIEPSAGAVRIGSRLNVGYYRQLHDHLEPTMLVWEYIRSRIVGPDGVSRASEQQARDMAGAFLFSGGDQEKALGDLSGGERSRCVLAGLIGSAHNLLVLDEPTNHLDIPSSERLEQALSRDSGYEGTVILITHDRALLDSSCERLIILDGHGGATVFDGTYSEWVEKRDAAARAERDRAEKAARKSASRSSPAPAAASTARRPGKSDDPESWSMEQLESRIEELENRIRAIDAQLLDPDVYTDGRKCRALQSQRDELASQLEPLEFEWSRRAAE
- a CDS encoding sulfatase, coding for MLADPLDPATRHRQPFRGAGRGSAPGGADPAPNIVFILIDDLGWTDLGCQGSGYYETPNIDRLAAQGVRFLNHYHAQNCTPTRAAIMTGQYPTRTGIYGVGTLARGDEAHRKMEVPENVTRLPLDRRTIADALKAAGYATGMFGKWHLGSGPRYHPSQRGFDEAIVSMGEHVNFTTMPEVDHPGDQFLVDFLTERSVDFIERHKDRPFFLYLAHYSVHAPLEAPHDLAEKYRGKEPIGGHSNPVYAAMIEYVDHSVGRIMAKLDELQLAGNTLVIFTSDNGGVGGYDDRFDNYTDNAPLRSGKGTFYEGGLRAPLIVRWPGVTPAGATCEAVTTHVDFFPTTLEAAGAAAPETQTLDGLSIVPLLRDPAGQLEREAIYGHFPGYLQGFGEGVWRTTPVGMIRAGDWKLIEFLEDGRLELYNLREDIGERNDLASTMPEKVRELHAMLIAWRERTGAAMPRPKNPERD